A window from Salminus brasiliensis chromosome 7, fSalBra1.hap2, whole genome shotgun sequence encodes these proteins:
- the LOC140559717 gene encoding uncharacterized protein isoform X1: MEYHPTAEAHAQDAYSSAQWKPPPPLDYSASNSKSPKRQVMQNNTVTDTTAVDGFSPCQSKPVADNREPASSETSNQQNERNAHNPYSGLNIYSSEDSDDDVCTSRLKKTRSILEELFSEDSNELLDSASDSGKELPSNSKEETRDSCSEGCKSPKPSSSAKKPKAGGRRSNLKSKGTVAVNRSQRRGDGKRVYNKKHYCLFCSKPFSKMARHLEDVHAKEEEVAKARGFPKGSKERRLQLDELRLRGNYKHNVAVLKSGKGDLVPCKRPRGVVKASDFMHCAHCQGLFNKRVLWRHMKVCKLSPNKTYVPKPGKNRTLSVVAASQPVPANISPALWTILSFMVPDEVTDAVKNDSCILQMGEYWLNKSGAPQQNQGCIIRQKLRELGKLLVTGRKVASLKKLEDFLDPYNCMQVVEAVRQACEYNSETNSYKIPSLAKKLSIWLVQLSRLVRSKVVIPKDSGLAQKLRDFQKIHEDRWNDLLWTSVSKNTEDVKFKTPTLLAFTEDVQKLHMFLNKTQDERMAQLSADPSTKYWSDLAKVCLTQVVLFNRSREGEVSSMTLTTFLSRDSADPPTDIDWALTEVEKQLCRHFYKIVIRPEGARPVPILLTLKMLRALQLLAEKREVCGVLKENPYVFARPSSNTHYRSSDCVRVAAAACGAKDAYALTCGKLRKRIATLSTVLNLGDPEINQLANFLGHELIVHEEYYPLPERTLQLAKVYKVLTAMEQGRMVEFMGKNFSDINVQPNEELELCNDRGRKNWECSAPGGTHSVNESAVEDTVLCTGVTGSSAFPVSPSGQKRKEQKKRKTWSVSEVQAVERHMKDFITSCRVPGKTPCENCIRAEPLALKNRDWQSVKFYVYNRIMAQKRDGSHSKV, translated from the exons ATGGAGTACCATCCAACTGCTGAGGCTCATGCTCAGGATGCCTATTCATCAGCCCAGTGGAAGCCCCCACCTCCACTGGATTACAGCGCTTCCAACTCCAAGTCCCCCAAACGGCAG gTAATGCAGAACAACACAGTCACTGATACGACTGCAGTGGATGGCTTTTCACCATGCCAGTCAAAGCCTGTAGCGGATAACCGGGAACCTGCCAGTTCAGAAACGTCTAATCAGCAg aaTGAGAGAAACGCTCACAACCCCTATTCAGGATTAAACATTTATTCCTCTGAAGACAGTGATGATGACGTGTGTACATCAAGACTAAAGAAGACTAGAAGCATA TTGGAAGAGTTATTTTCTGAGGATTCCAATGAGCTCCTGGATTCTGCCTCGGACAGCGGAAAGGAACTTCCTTCAAACTCCAAAGAAGAAACTCGCGACAGCTGCTCAGAAGGTTGCAAGTCCCCTAAACCCAGCTCCAGTGCGAAGAAGCCGAAAGCCGGCGGACGCAGAAGCAATCTCAAATCCAAAGGAACGGTTGCAGTCAACAGAAGCCAAAGAAGAGGCGACGGGAAGAGAGTATACAACAAGAAGCAttactgcctgttctgctccaAACCTTTCAGCAAGATGGCGAGACATCTGGAAGACGTGCATgcaaaagaagaagaagtcGCTAAAGCCCGCGGCTTTCCGAAAGGGTCGAAGGAGAGGAGGCTGCAGTTGGATGAGCTTCGCCTGAGAGGGAACTACAAACACAACGTTGCCGTGCTGAAGTCGGGCAAAGGCGACCTGGTCCCTTGCAAACGGCCACGGGGGGTCGTCAAGGCCAGTGACTTCATGCATTGTGCGCATTGCCAAGGACTGTTCAACAAAAGGGTTTTGTGGAGGCACATGAAAGTCTGCAAACTGAGTCCTAATAAAACGTACGTCCCGAAACCGGGAAAGAACCGCACCCTGTCCGTTGTGGCAGCGTCGCAGCCTGTGCCTGCTAACATAAGCCCGGCGTTATGGACTATATTAAGCTTCATGGTCCCAGATGAAGTCACGGATGCTGTCAAAAACGACAGTTGCATTCTTCAGATGGGAGAATATTGGCTCAACAAAAGTGGAGCGCCTCAGCAGAACCAGGGATGCATCATCCGGCAGAAGCTACGAGAGCTGGGTAAGCTGCTGGTCACGGGGAGGAAAGTCGCGTCACTAAAGAAACTGGAGGATTTCCTCGACCCGTACAACTGCATGCAGGTGGTGGAAGCTGTGAGGCAGGCGTGTGAATACAACAGCGAAACGAACAGTTACAAAATTCCGTCCCTGGCCAAGAAACTCTCGATCTGGCTTGTGCAGCTCAGCCGACTCGTGAGGTCCAAAGTGGTGATCCCGAAAGACAGCGGCTTGGCTCAGAAACTGCGGGATTTCCAAAAAATCCACGAAGACCGATGGAACGATTTGCTCTGGACGTCGGTGTCGAAGAACACTGAAGATGTCAAGTTCAAGACGCCCACGTTGTTGGCGTTTACGGAAGACGTGCAGAAGCTCCACATGTTCCTGAACAAGACGCAAGACGAGCGCATGGCCCAGCTGTCTGCGGACCCTTCTACCAAGTACTGGTCCGACCTGGCGAAGGTGTGTCTGACTCAAGTTGTTCTGTTCAACCGCAGCAGAGAAGGAGAAGTGTCCAGCATGACCCTGACCACGTTCTTGTCCAGGGACTCTGCTGATCCCCCTACGGACATAGACTGGGCCCTCACCGAGGTCGAGAAACAGCTGTGTCGACACTTCTACAAAATAGTCATCAGGCCCGAAGGTGCCCGACCGGTGCCCATCCTTCTCACCCTCAAAATGCTTCGTGCCTTGCAGCTGCTGGCCGAGAAACGAGAAGTCTGCGGAGTTCTCAAAGAGAACCCTTACGTCTTTGCCCGGCCGTCATCCAACACGCACTACAGGAGCTCGGATTGCGTCCGGGTGGCTGCTGCAGCCTGTGGGGCGAAGGACGCTTACGCCCTCACTTGTGGCAAGCTGAGGAAGCGAATCGCCACGTTATCCACGGTCCTGAACCTGGGGGATCCAGAGATCAACCAGCTGGCGAACTTTCTTGGTCACGAGCTGATCGTGCATGAGGAGTATTACCCTTTGCCTGAAAGGACCCTGCAGCTTGCGAAGGTCTATAAAGTTCTCACTGCAATGGAACAAGGCAGAATGGTGGAGTTCATGGGCAAGAACTTCTCTGACATCAATGTTCAACCTAATG AGGAGCTTGAGCTCTGCAATGACAGAGGAAGGAAAAACTGGGAATGCTCAGCACCCGGAGGTACGCACAGTGTAAATGAAAGTGCGGTAGAAGACACTGTACTGTGCACAGGTGTCACAGGTTCAA GTGCGTTTCCAGTCTCTCCTTCAGGTCAGAAAAGAAAGGAACAGAAGAAGAGGAAAACCTGGAGTGTGAGTGAAGTCCAGGCTGTGGAAAGACACATGAAGGATTTCATCACCTCCTGCCGCGTCCCGGGAAAGACGCCCTGCGAGAACTGCATTAGAGCCGAACCTCTAgctctgaagaacagagactgGCAGAGCGTCAAGTTTTACGTCTACAACCGCATCATGGCCCAGAAGAGGGACGGGAGTCACAGTAAAGTATGA
- the LOC140559717 gene encoding uncharacterized protein isoform X2: MEYHPTAEAHAQDAYSSAQWKPPPPLDYSASNSKSPKRQVMQNNTVTDTTAVDGFSPCQSKPVADNREPASSETSNQQNERNAHNPYSGLNIYSSEDSDDDVCTSRLKKTRSILEELFSEDSNELLDSASDSGKELPSNSKEETRDSCSEGCKSPKPSSSAKKPKAGGRRSNLKSKGTVAVNRSQRRGDGKRVYNKKHYCLFCSKPFSKMARHLEDVHAKEEEVAKARGFPKGSKERRLQLDELRLRGNYKHNVAVLKSGKGDLVPCKRPRGVVKASDFMHCAHCQGLFNKRVLWRHMKVCKLSPNKTYVPKPGKNRTLSVVAASQPVPANISPALWTILSFMVPDEVTDAVKNDSCILQMGEYWLNKSGAPQQNQGCIIRQKLRELGKLLVTGRKVASLKKLEDFLDPYNCMQVVEAVRQACEYNSETNSYKIPSLAKKLSIWLVQLSRLVRSKVVIPKDSGLAQKLRDFQKIHEDRWNDLLWTSVSKNTEDVKFKTPTLLAFTEDVQKLHMFLNKTQDERMAQLSADPSTKYWSDLAKVCLTQVVLFNRSREGEVSSMTLTTFLSRDSADPPTDIDWALTEVEKQLCRHFYKIVIRPEGARPVPILLTLKMLRALQLLAEKREVCGVLKENPYVFARPSSNTHYRSSDCVRVAAAACGAKDAYALTCGKLRKRIATLSTVLNLGDPEINQLANFLGHELIVHEEYYPLPERTLQLAKVYKVLTAMEQGRMVEFMGKNFSDINVQPNEELELCNDRGRKNWECSAPGGTHSVNESAVEDTVLCTGVTGSNVLTHETDLDPVSQSHLSVRRSSEMVESVFIVMLAQPFTALVPRCF, from the exons ATGGAGTACCATCCAACTGCTGAGGCTCATGCTCAGGATGCCTATTCATCAGCCCAGTGGAAGCCCCCACCTCCACTGGATTACAGCGCTTCCAACTCCAAGTCCCCCAAACGGCAG gTAATGCAGAACAACACAGTCACTGATACGACTGCAGTGGATGGCTTTTCACCATGCCAGTCAAAGCCTGTAGCGGATAACCGGGAACCTGCCAGTTCAGAAACGTCTAATCAGCAg aaTGAGAGAAACGCTCACAACCCCTATTCAGGATTAAACATTTATTCCTCTGAAGACAGTGATGATGACGTGTGTACATCAAGACTAAAGAAGACTAGAAGCATA TTGGAAGAGTTATTTTCTGAGGATTCCAATGAGCTCCTGGATTCTGCCTCGGACAGCGGAAAGGAACTTCCTTCAAACTCCAAAGAAGAAACTCGCGACAGCTGCTCAGAAGGTTGCAAGTCCCCTAAACCCAGCTCCAGTGCGAAGAAGCCGAAAGCCGGCGGACGCAGAAGCAATCTCAAATCCAAAGGAACGGTTGCAGTCAACAGAAGCCAAAGAAGAGGCGACGGGAAGAGAGTATACAACAAGAAGCAttactgcctgttctgctccaAACCTTTCAGCAAGATGGCGAGACATCTGGAAGACGTGCATgcaaaagaagaagaagtcGCTAAAGCCCGCGGCTTTCCGAAAGGGTCGAAGGAGAGGAGGCTGCAGTTGGATGAGCTTCGCCTGAGAGGGAACTACAAACACAACGTTGCCGTGCTGAAGTCGGGCAAAGGCGACCTGGTCCCTTGCAAACGGCCACGGGGGGTCGTCAAGGCCAGTGACTTCATGCATTGTGCGCATTGCCAAGGACTGTTCAACAAAAGGGTTTTGTGGAGGCACATGAAAGTCTGCAAACTGAGTCCTAATAAAACGTACGTCCCGAAACCGGGAAAGAACCGCACCCTGTCCGTTGTGGCAGCGTCGCAGCCTGTGCCTGCTAACATAAGCCCGGCGTTATGGACTATATTAAGCTTCATGGTCCCAGATGAAGTCACGGATGCTGTCAAAAACGACAGTTGCATTCTTCAGATGGGAGAATATTGGCTCAACAAAAGTGGAGCGCCTCAGCAGAACCAGGGATGCATCATCCGGCAGAAGCTACGAGAGCTGGGTAAGCTGCTGGTCACGGGGAGGAAAGTCGCGTCACTAAAGAAACTGGAGGATTTCCTCGACCCGTACAACTGCATGCAGGTGGTGGAAGCTGTGAGGCAGGCGTGTGAATACAACAGCGAAACGAACAGTTACAAAATTCCGTCCCTGGCCAAGAAACTCTCGATCTGGCTTGTGCAGCTCAGCCGACTCGTGAGGTCCAAAGTGGTGATCCCGAAAGACAGCGGCTTGGCTCAGAAACTGCGGGATTTCCAAAAAATCCACGAAGACCGATGGAACGATTTGCTCTGGACGTCGGTGTCGAAGAACACTGAAGATGTCAAGTTCAAGACGCCCACGTTGTTGGCGTTTACGGAAGACGTGCAGAAGCTCCACATGTTCCTGAACAAGACGCAAGACGAGCGCATGGCCCAGCTGTCTGCGGACCCTTCTACCAAGTACTGGTCCGACCTGGCGAAGGTGTGTCTGACTCAAGTTGTTCTGTTCAACCGCAGCAGAGAAGGAGAAGTGTCCAGCATGACCCTGACCACGTTCTTGTCCAGGGACTCTGCTGATCCCCCTACGGACATAGACTGGGCCCTCACCGAGGTCGAGAAACAGCTGTGTCGACACTTCTACAAAATAGTCATCAGGCCCGAAGGTGCCCGACCGGTGCCCATCCTTCTCACCCTCAAAATGCTTCGTGCCTTGCAGCTGCTGGCCGAGAAACGAGAAGTCTGCGGAGTTCTCAAAGAGAACCCTTACGTCTTTGCCCGGCCGTCATCCAACACGCACTACAGGAGCTCGGATTGCGTCCGGGTGGCTGCTGCAGCCTGTGGGGCGAAGGACGCTTACGCCCTCACTTGTGGCAAGCTGAGGAAGCGAATCGCCACGTTATCCACGGTCCTGAACCTGGGGGATCCAGAGATCAACCAGCTGGCGAACTTTCTTGGTCACGAGCTGATCGTGCATGAGGAGTATTACCCTTTGCCTGAAAGGACCCTGCAGCTTGCGAAGGTCTATAAAGTTCTCACTGCAATGGAACAAGGCAGAATGGTGGAGTTCATGGGCAAGAACTTCTCTGACATCAATGTTCAACCTAATG AGGAGCTTGAGCTCTGCAATGACAGAGGAAGGAAAAACTGGGAATGCTCAGCACCCGGAGGTACGCACAGTGTAAATGAAAGTGCGGTAGAAGACACTGTACTGTGCACAGGTGTCACAGGTTCAA ATGTCCTCACACACGAGACTGATCTGGACCCAGTTTCCCAATCTCACCTCAGTGTTAGGAGGTCATCTGAAATGGTGGAGAGTGTGTTCATTGTGATGCTTGCTCAACCGTTTACGGCTCTTGTACCAAGATGCTTTTAG